One genomic region from Rutidosis leptorrhynchoides isolate AG116_Rl617_1_P2 unplaced genomic scaffold, CSIRO_AGI_Rlap_v1 contig53, whole genome shotgun sequence encodes:
- the LOC139884276 gene encoding uncharacterized protein has protein sequence MAVRRWLNELRLMPPSLTTHRPAQTIHSQENWMTPSHGTLKINFDASFVYGDSSNRIGIIARNEQGKVIYAESAMLGPAENALHAETKAALHAITWAASMNVTKIDIEGDCLYLINDLRRNERSFASCGLLIDEIKNLAKTFSLCNFKFVKREANKVAHSLATLSYNMPVICFTFNSLPYNVASLVLLDLN, from the coding sequence ATGGCAGTCCGTCGATGGCTCAATGAACTCAGATTAATGCCTCCTAGTCTCACGACTCACAGGCCTGCTCAAACAATCCATTCTCAGGAAAACTGGATGACGCCTTCACATGGGACGTTGAAGATTAACTTTGACGCCTCCTTTGTTTATGGAGACTCCAGCAACAGAATCGGGATCATTGCTAGAAACGAGCAGGGGAAAGTCATATATGCGGAATCAGCCATGCTAGGCCCTGCCGAGAATGCTTTACATGCAGAGACAAAAGCCGCTCTCCATGCGATAACTTGGGCAGCAAGTATGAATGTGACAAAGATAGATATCGAAGGGGACTGTCTCTATTTGATAAATGATCTAAGACGGAATGAAAGAAGCTTTGCAAGCTGCGGCCTCCTTATTGACGAAATCAAGAATTTAGCCAAGACGTTCTCATTATGTAACTTCAAGTTTGTAAAACGGGAGGCGAATAAAGTAGCTCATAGTCTAGCGACTTTGTCCTACAATATGCCTGTAATATGCTTTACTTTTAACTCGCTGCCATATAATGTAGCATCATTAGTCCTTTTGGACCTTAATTAA